AGAATCTCACGGAACACGTGCAAGGAAATCATTTCCTGCGGCCGAAAGAGATCTCCCAAGCCCTTTCTGCTGCCGGTCTTGCCGCCAGCATCCATCCTGTCGGCAGTGATGTTGTCGTCGTGGGGCGGCGCCATTAGCTAGTCTGAGTCGTTTGTAGTCATCCTTCAGTTAGCTATCGGCATTCTGCGGGCGAGAGGGATCGCGGACCCAGACTCCACGATCTGCCGTCTGGCAGGCGCTGCCAAGACGTTAGTCTATGGGGTCCGCTTCGTTGCGCAGGAAAGCATGCCGGATCGCATTGCATTTGCGGAGCGTAGCGGCTATCATCTCGCCTCAATGTTGGGGCGGTAGCTCAGCTGGGAGAGCGTCGCGTTCGCAATGCGAAGGTCGGGAGTTCGATCCTCCTCCGCTCCACCACTATTTAACGCCCAACTGCTCCCAGTTGGGCGTTTTCATTACCAAGCGGTAGGATGGGACCGAAGCATCTCTGCGTTTGACATGACGATGGACTTCAGCAGTCTCGACCTCCTGCGCGAACACCGTCCTGCTTGGCTGATGCAGCTTTCCGAATCGCTCCTGCGATTCACGTCATTGGCGGCATCGCCTGCTCCGACCTGAAGCTTGGCGCCGGCAGCTGCAGCCAGCTGACTACCGATCTGCGACGAGGAGTCATCACCGAGAAAGTAATCGCAGACGACCGACGGGATTTGCGGCCGCTCCTGGCGCCTCGTCTACTTGCTGCATGACGATCAAAAGGCGCAGGCAGCCGCAGCAGTGCTCATTGACCCCACCATCGAGTAGGGATTTCGCCCGGAGAAGGGACCGGGCACAGCGCATGTTACTGTCTCGATTCCGATTCGAGACTTCGCAGGCTTTCCTCCGTTCCCGCCGCAGCGGTAAGGTCGGCGACGTTGTCCTTGGTAAAAAATCCCTGGAAGCCATGAAAGCGCTGCACGTACTCGATAATGAGCGAGGTATGCGTCGAGGCACGAGAAAAAATCTGCTTCAGTCCCTCCTGCTCGGAGCCAATCACCTGCAGCAGGAATTCCTGCCCGCACTCCGCCAGACTGGACACTACATAATCGATGTTGGTTTTGCCCTGCGTGTTGCCATCGCGTACCGCAATGGCAATATGGTGCAAACGCGGGCCAAAATTGCGAACAAAAGATTCCGTAGGGGAGGGAATTTGCAGTAGATGATTGCAAAAATACGGATGATTGGCCGCCGTGAAAACCTTTGCCGGTGTGTGCAGAACGTCATCATAGTGCAGGCTTTTGGTGACGTTGGTGGATGAGTTTTGATCGGGGATGTCGTAGGATCCCCAGTAGTAGTAACTGGATAATCCAAGGTACTCGAGAATGGCAACTTCTCGATTCTGGCTATAGACGCGGGTAGCCAAATGATCGATTGGCAAGAGAAGTTCGCTGATTTTTAGTCGCTCTCGCAGCTCTTGCGCTTGCTCAAACGCCGCCTGCATTTCTGGGTCGATGCGTGAATTTCCTAGGGCATAGACGCGAATATCGTTATCCGGGCGCTCCCAATACCCGATGATATTGTGAGTATAGGGTGAGGGCTTTACGATCGCCATGTTTCCCGGGAGCTCCATCTGCCGAATTTGCTCCTGGTTGAAAAAACGGACTTCACGGCTTTTCTGGATTTCGACTACCTCGTGCAGATTTTCTACTTGAAAAATCTCTCCCATGTAGCGGGAATTTGGCTTCTTCGCGCCTATCGGATACACCTCGTTCAGGCTGCGAAAAATGCCGCGCAAATCTGGATTCTTGACCTCCCGTACCAACACATCCGGATAATTCATGTCGATACGCAAGATGTGGGTCAGATGCTGGTCGGTGTCGAGCGTGACCAGATAGTTGTAGGGAGTCATCAAACAGAGTTCGCGGATGTACGCGGCGGAATGTCCCGGTTCGAGAGTCATCATCAACGCATCGATGCGACGGATGTTTTCGGTCAGTCCGAGCCTGTCCCGCTCTTCCAGAAGGCGAGGCAGCCACTCTTCAAAGAAGGGGGAGTTGGCTTTATCGCCCTGGCGAGGATGCGCGGTATAACTGTTCACGATTCGCTCCTTGGATTGGCTCCGCTTCACCATCCTGCGTGCCGCGAGGGTGGGTGTCCGGCAAAAAGATTTGGCGCGCCCAGAGGGAATCGAACCCCCAACCTACGGCTTAGAAGGCCGTTGCTCTATCCGATTGAGCTATGAGCGCTTCGGTTCATTGTAGGACAAGCCGGGTGCATCTCGCTAGGCATTGCCAAAAGCTGGTTTGTTGGGGCGTGGCGCCTCATTGCGGGCACGCGCGTGGAAGGACTCTGTCGGATTCCCTTTTTGCTATTTCTCTTCCTTTGCTATTATCCGACCCGAGGAGCAGGGCTCCAAAGGGAGGGCGCCCCAGTTCCGGGTCCGCGCCAGGAAACGGCTGGTAAAAGAGGGCGTCGACGTATGGTGGAGGCGGGTAAAGGACAGGGGCTTTCCGGCCCCAAATCAAGTTTCATGAAGCCGTATCGCTGGGCACGCCTGCTAGCCGGTGCCGCAATTCTTTCGCTGAGCTCCTGTGCGCAATCTCTTCCCCAGACCGCCGCGCCACAGCCCGTGCTACCGACGACCGTCAGGACTCTGGCGCCCAAAAGCACGGCTGCCCCCGGCGACCGTTATCTGGATCGCATGGCAATCATCGATGCGCGCAAGGATTTCCAGCAGAGCCCCGATCCTGGCTACGTGCTCGACGCCCACTCAGTCATCCGCTTTCCCAGCTTGGGTCCCACTGGTGTGATCATCATTGGTGATAGCATCCTGACGGGTTGGTCTGGCTATTTTGCCCATGTCTTTCCCAATGCTTTCCTCGATGGCCGGGTCGGGCGACAGTTTTCTGCCATTATCCCCATCTGGCGAACCCTGCAGGAAGCGGGGATGACCCATAAAGTCGGGTATGTGGTAGTGGAGTTGGGGACCAACGGTGAGGTTTCGCCCCAGGAT
This sequence is a window from Acidithiobacillus sp. AMEEHan. Protein-coding genes within it:
- a CDS encoding acyltransferase, which encodes MVEAGKGQGLSGPKSSFMKPYRWARLLAGAAILSLSSCAQSLPQTAAPQPVLPTTVRTLAPKSTAAPGDRYLDRMAIIDARKDFQQSPDPGYVLDAHSVIRFPSLGPTGVIIIGDSILTGWSGYFAHVFPNAFLDGRVGRQFSAIIPIWRTLQEAGMTHKVGYVVVELGTNGEVSPQDLQTFLRLVGDRQVLLVMPEMPRSWEHEVQDLYLQAAATHPNVHLVRWDLLSRNHPSYFWTDRVHPTWMGIQVMVHAIARDLEKVIANKNN